A genome region from Flavobacterium sp. includes the following:
- the rplS gene encoding 50S ribosomal protein L19, which produces MADLLKFVQNEFVAKKDFPDFGAGDTITVFYEIKEGEKTRTQFFKGVVIQRRGSGTTETFTIRKMSGAIGVERIFPVNLPALQKIEINKKGAVRRARIFYFRELTGKKAKIKDKRR; this is translated from the coding sequence ATGGCAGATTTATTAAAATTCGTTCAAAACGAATTCGTTGCTAAAAAAGATTTCCCAGATTTCGGAGCTGGAGACACAATTACTGTTTTCTACGAAATTAAAGAGGGTGAAAAAACTAGAACTCAGTTCTTTAAAGGAGTTGTAATCCAAAGAAGAGGTTCTGGAACAACAGAAACTTTTACAATTCGTAAAATGTCTGGAGCTATTGGAGTTGAGCGTATCTTCCCAGTTAACTTACCAGCTTTACAAAAAATTGAAATCAACAAGAAAGGTGCTGTTCGTAGAGCTAGAATTTTCTACTTCAGAGAACTTACTGGTAAAAAAGCTAAGATTAAAGATAAAAGAAG